The following are from one region of the Flavimobilis soli genome:
- the hisG gene encoding ATP phosphoribosyltransferase — translation MLRIAVPNKGSLSEPATDMLREAGYRQRRDSRELVLADPENDVEFFFLRPRDVAVYVGSGTVDVGITGRDLLLDSGAQADEHLALGFAGSTFRFAAPAGTASSLEDIAGKRIATSYNVLVASYLAEKGVEPAGIVHLDGAVESSVKLGVADLIADVVETGTTLRAAGLEVFGEPILRSEAVLIKRHGVDAAGVDTLTRRLQGVLTAREYVLMDYDIPLALVDAAVAITPGLESPTVSPLHDREWAAVRAMVPRKHTNRVMDDLYDTGARAIIVTSIHASRL, via the coding sequence GTGCTCCGTATCGCCGTCCCCAACAAGGGATCCCTGTCCGAGCCCGCCACCGACATGCTCCGCGAGGCTGGCTACCGTCAGCGCCGCGACTCCCGCGAGCTCGTGCTCGCCGACCCCGAGAACGACGTCGAGTTCTTCTTCCTGCGCCCGCGCGACGTCGCGGTCTACGTGGGTTCCGGGACCGTCGACGTCGGCATCACGGGCCGTGACCTCCTGCTCGACTCCGGCGCTCAGGCCGACGAGCACCTCGCTCTCGGTTTCGCCGGCTCGACGTTCCGCTTCGCCGCGCCCGCGGGCACCGCGTCCTCCCTGGAGGACATCGCGGGCAAGCGCATCGCGACGTCGTACAACGTCCTCGTCGCGAGCTACCTCGCGGAGAAGGGCGTCGAGCCTGCCGGCATCGTGCACCTCGACGGCGCGGTCGAGAGCTCGGTCAAGCTCGGCGTCGCCGACCTGATCGCCGATGTCGTCGAGACGGGCACGACGTTGCGCGCGGCCGGCCTCGAGGTCTTCGGAGAGCCGATCCTGCGCTCCGAGGCGGTGCTCATCAAGCGCCACGGGGTCGACGCCGCGGGCGTCGACACGTTGACCCGTCGCCTCCAGGGTGTCCTGACGGCCCGCGAGTACGTCCTCATGGACTACGACATCCCGCTCGCGCTCGTCGACGCCGCGGTGGCGATCACGCCGGGCCTCGAGTCGCCGACGGTCTCGCCGCTGCACGACCGCGAGTGGGCCGCCGTCCGCGCGATGGTCCCGCGCAAGCACACCAACCGCGTCATGGACGACCTGTACGACACGGGCGCCCGCGCGATCATCGTCACGTCGATCCACGCGTCGCGCCTGTGA
- a CDS encoding DEAD/DEAH box helicase — MTSSDISAPSRARNTSDAVLETAVTDSPRFDELGLPEPLMAAVRDLGFTTPSAIQVQAIPALLSGRDITGVAQTGTGKTAAFGLPMLASIDPTLRATQALVLAPTRELAMQVADAVRSFASHLPHIEVVPVYGGAPYVPQQRALERGAQIVVGTPGRVIDHMERGALKMADVRFLVLDEADEMLRMGFAEDVDKVFAQAPAERQVALFSATMPPQIRRVATEHLTSPVEITVARQSSTVTSVEQSYAVVPFRHKTGALTRILATSDADAAIVFCRTRGAAEEVGSALVERGISAATISGDVAQKEREKIVERLRSGALDVLVATDVAARGLDVDRIGLVVNFDLPGEPEAYVHRIGRTGRAGRTGKAISFVTPSERNRLKFIERTIRTQLTLTEVPTPADVSAHGARKLLGQIAERRESGRLDLYRGLVNEFLASNEGVVDAAELAAVMLALHVGDDGPRAHAEQVAAEEERAEAKRLAERGARRPGRFDDEGGRRDQRDGERRPRREHGPRDAQGTRYRLAVGFNHGVQPGGIVGALTNEGGLEGKDLGKIDIFPSFSLVDIITPLDASTIDRISRARVGGRMLRITIDQGPGGRGPRPERSHERSYDGAPSARRDSGRDSGWSSRRDAAPAGRREGGYRDSARRDDRSFDGPRKPRTRG; from the coding sequence ATGACGTCTTCTGACATCAGCGCGCCCTCGCGCGCCCGCAACACCTCCGACGCCGTTCTCGAGACGGCCGTCACCGACTCCCCCCGCTTCGACGAGCTCGGTCTCCCCGAGCCCCTCATGGCCGCCGTCCGCGACCTCGGCTTCACGACCCCCTCCGCGATCCAGGTGCAGGCGATCCCCGCACTCCTCTCCGGTCGCGACATCACGGGCGTCGCCCAGACCGGCACCGGCAAGACGGCCGCGTTCGGCCTCCCGATGCTCGCGAGCATCGACCCGACGCTCCGCGCCACGCAGGCCCTCGTGCTCGCCCCGACGCGTGAGCTCGCCATGCAGGTGGCCGACGCCGTGCGTTCGTTCGCGTCGCACCTCCCCCACATCGAGGTCGTCCCGGTCTACGGCGGCGCCCCCTACGTCCCGCAGCAGCGCGCGCTCGAGCGCGGTGCCCAGATCGTCGTCGGCACACCCGGCCGCGTGATCGACCACATGGAGCGCGGCGCGCTCAAGATGGCCGACGTGCGCTTCCTCGTCCTCGACGAGGCCGACGAGATGCTCCGCATGGGCTTCGCCGAGGACGTCGACAAGGTCTTCGCGCAGGCGCCGGCCGAGCGCCAGGTCGCGCTCTTCTCGGCGACGATGCCCCCGCAGATCCGCCGCGTCGCGACCGAGCACCTCACGTCGCCCGTCGAGATCACCGTCGCCCGCCAGTCCTCGACGGTCACGTCCGTCGAGCAGAGCTACGCCGTCGTGCCGTTCCGGCACAAGACGGGTGCGCTCACGCGCATCCTCGCGACGTCCGACGCCGACGCGGCGATCGTCTTCTGCCGCACCCGCGGCGCGGCCGAGGAGGTCGGCTCGGCTCTCGTCGAGCGTGGCATCTCCGCCGCGACCATCTCGGGTGACGTCGCGCAGAAGGAGCGCGAGAAGATCGTCGAGCGCCTCCGTTCCGGCGCTCTCGACGTGCTCGTCGCGACGGACGTCGCGGCCCGCGGCCTCGACGTCGACCGCATCGGTCTCGTCGTCAACTTCGACCTCCCGGGCGAGCCCGAGGCGTACGTGCACCGCATCGGCCGTACGGGCCGCGCCGGCCGCACGGGCAAGGCGATCAGCTTCGTCACGCCGTCGGAGCGCAACCGCCTGAAGTTCATCGAGCGCACGATCCGCACGCAGCTCACGCTGACCGAGGTCCCGACGCCGGCCGACGTCTCCGCGCACGGCGCTCGCAAGCTTCTCGGTCAGATCGCCGAGCGCCGCGAGTCCGGTCGCCTCGACCTCTACCGCGGTCTCGTCAACGAGTTCCTCGCGAGCAACGAGGGCGTCGTCGACGCCGCCGAGCTCGCCGCAGTCATGCTCGCCCTGCACGTCGGCGACGACGGCCCCCGCGCCCACGCGGAGCAGGTCGCGGCCGAGGAGGAGCGCGCCGAGGCGAAGCGCCTCGCCGAGCGCGGTGCTCGCCGTCCGGGTCGTTTCGACGACGAGGGCGGCCGTCGCGACCAGCGTGACGGTGAGCGTCGTCCGCGTCGTGAGCACGGCCCGCGCGACGCGCAGGGCACGCGCTACCGCCTCGCGGTCGGTTTCAACCACGGCGTGCAGCCCGGCGGCATCGTCGGTGCGCTGACGAACGAGGGTGGGCTCGAGGGCAAGGACCTCGGCAAGATCGACATCTTCCCGAGCTTCTCCCTCGTCGACATCATCACGCCGCTCGACGCCAGCACGATCGACCGCATCTCGCGTGCCCGCGTCGGCGGCCGCATGCTGCGCATCACGATCGACCAGGGCCCCGGTGGCCGTGGACCGCGCCCCGAGCGTTCGCACGAGCGCAGCTACGACGGTGCGCCGAGCGCCCGCCGCGACTCGGGTCGGGACTCTGGCTGGAGCAGCCGCCGCGACGCGGCGCCGGCCGGGCGTCGTGAGGGTGGCTACCGTGACTCCGCTCGTCGCGACGACCGCAGCTTCGACGGGCCGCGCAAGCCGCGCACCCGCGGCTGA
- a CDS encoding PH domain-containing protein, with protein sequence MTRIVGRAIAAVLVLGGIALLYASPGAQGPWYDPLNTAAMVALVALSVLLVLRHATVFALVDPQGIRVRNLVRTTTLSWDRIEGVRFGAGEPWVTLDLVDGRTLAVMAIQSADGAYAHRESQRLAALVIAGGGGVR encoded by the coding sequence ATGACGCGAATCGTCGGGAGGGCGATCGCCGCGGTGCTCGTGCTCGGGGGCATCGCGCTGCTGTACGCATCGCCAGGCGCCCAGGGGCCCTGGTACGACCCGCTGAACACGGCTGCCATGGTCGCGCTCGTCGCGCTGTCCGTCCTCCTCGTGCTGCGGCACGCGACGGTGTTCGCGCTCGTCGACCCGCAGGGGATCCGGGTCCGGAACCTCGTGCGTACCACGACGCTCAGCTGGGACCGGATCGAGGGCGTGCGTTTCGGGGCGGGGGAGCCGTGGGTCACGCTCGACCTCGTGGACGGCCGCACCCTCGCCGTGATGGCGATCCAGTCGGCTGACGGCGCATACGCCCACCGCGAGTCTCAGCGTCTTGCCGCGCTCGTGATCGCGGGAGGCGGGGGAGTCCGCTGA
- a CDS encoding MerR family transcriptional regulator translates to MSTTSETGEQPAARAAAASQGLLFGDDLTEQDAATGYRGPTACRAAGITYRQLDYWARTGLVEPTVRPANGSGTHRLYSFRDILVLKVVKRLLDTGVSLQQIRTAVSHLRERGVDDLAQITLMSDGASVYECTSADEVIDLVQGGQGVFGIAVGRVWREVEGSLAELPTERLGDEESASTPTDELAARRRARSAG, encoded by the coding sequence GTGAGCACCACGAGCGAGACCGGCGAGCAGCCGGCGGCGCGGGCAGCAGCCGCCTCCCAGGGGCTGCTCTTCGGCGATGATCTCACGGAGCAGGACGCAGCCACGGGCTACCGCGGCCCCACGGCGTGCCGCGCCGCGGGCATCACGTACCGCCAGCTCGACTACTGGGCACGTACCGGTCTCGTCGAGCCGACCGTCCGCCCCGCGAACGGCTCCGGGACGCACCGTCTCTACAGCTTCCGCGACATCCTCGTGCTCAAGGTGGTCAAGCGCCTCCTCGACACGGGCGTCTCGCTCCAGCAGATCCGCACGGCGGTCTCGCACCTGCGTGAGCGCGGTGTCGACGACCTCGCCCAGATCACGCTCATGAGCGACGGTGCGAGCGTCTACGAGTGCACGAGCGCGGACGAGGTGATCGACCTGGTCCAGGGCGGCCAGGGCGTGTTCGGCATCGCTGTCGGGCGCGTGTGGCGCGAGGTCGAGGGGTCCCTCGCCGAGCTCCCGACCGAACGTCTGGGCGACGAGGAGTCGGCCAGCACCCCGACGGACGAGCTCGCCGCTCGCCGTCGCGCACGTTCCGCTGGATGA
- a CDS encoding small basic family protein, translated as MIAVIGLLIGALLGVFFQPDVPVALQPYLPIAVVAALDAIFGGLRALLDGIFDDKVFVVSFLSNVVVAALIVFLGDQLGVGNQLSTGVVVVLGIRIFSNAAAIRRHLFKA; from the coding sequence GTGATCGCTGTCATCGGCCTGCTGATCGGTGCCCTGCTGGGAGTGTTCTTCCAGCCTGACGTACCGGTCGCGCTGCAGCCGTACCTCCCGATCGCCGTCGTCGCGGCGCTCGACGCCATCTTCGGTGGCCTGCGCGCACTGCTCGACGGCATCTTCGACGACAAGGTCTTCGTGGTCTCGTTCCTGTCGAACGTCGTCGTCGCGGCACTCATCGTCTTCCTCGGCGACCAGCTCGGTGTCGGGAACCAGCTGTCGACGGGGGTCGTCGTCGTCCTGGGCATCCGGATCTTCTCGAACGCGGCCGCGATCCGCCGCCACCTGTTCAAGGCATGA
- a CDS encoding RidA family protein, which yields MAVQMIDPAGLELAVPYRHVAVGTGARQVHVAGQVGAGSPDAPGSFADQVAEALRNVGQALAAAGATFGDVVRLTFYVTGWTGSERLPELLDGVARVRGELAIPDPLPPASLIGVAALFEPHMLVEIEATAVLD from the coding sequence ATGGCAGTCCAGATGATCGACCCCGCAGGCCTCGAGCTCGCGGTCCCCTACCGGCACGTGGCTGTCGGCACGGGCGCGCGCCAGGTGCACGTCGCCGGACAGGTGGGCGCCGGCTCGCCGGATGCGCCCGGCTCGTTCGCCGACCAGGTCGCCGAGGCGCTGCGCAACGTCGGGCAGGCCCTCGCCGCTGCGGGCGCCACGTTCGGCGACGTCGTTCGCCTCACGTTCTACGTGACCGGATGGACCGGCTCGGAGCGGCTGCCCGAGCTTCTCGACGGCGTCGCTCGTGTCCGCGGCGAGCTGGCGATCCCCGATCCGCTGCCCCCGGCGTCGCTCATCGGTGTCGCGGCGCTCTTCGAGCCGCACATGCTCGTCGAGATCGAGGCGACAGCGGTCCTCGACTGA
- the ribH gene encoding 6,7-dimethyl-8-ribityllumazine synthase has translation MSGAGAPTIRTDGTGLRAALVAASWHTQVMDGLIAGARRAFAECNVTDVVEVRVPGSMELPVAAATAAYQGYDVIVALGVVIRGGTPHFDYVCQGVTQGLTDVSVRSRVPVGFGVLTTDDEAQALDRAGLPGSSEDKGAEAVEAAVATAVALRAL, from the coding sequence ATGAGCGGAGCAGGAGCACCGACCATCCGGACCGACGGCACGGGCCTGCGCGCGGCGCTGGTCGCGGCGAGCTGGCACACCCAGGTCATGGACGGCCTGATCGCGGGCGCGCGCCGAGCGTTCGCGGAGTGCAACGTCACCGACGTCGTCGAGGTTCGCGTCCCCGGCTCGATGGAGCTCCCGGTGGCCGCCGCGACCGCTGCCTACCAGGGCTACGACGTGATCGTCGCCCTCGGCGTCGTCATCCGCGGCGGGACGCCGCACTTCGACTACGTGTGCCAGGGCGTCACCCAGGGCCTCACCGACGTCTCCGTGCGCAGCCGCGTGCCCGTCGGCTTCGGCGTGCTGACGACCGACGACGAGGCGCAGGCTCTCGACCGCGCCGGACTGCCCGGTTCGAGCGAGGACAAGGGCGCCGAGGCCGTCGAGGCAGCCGTCGCGACCGCCGTCGCGCTGCGCGCGCTGTGA
- a CDS encoding DUF881 domain-containing protein, translating to MSTSTNVSRPRPDASMVLLDEVMRRPLDPGYAEAAARRAAGTAPRRGPVRLGLLLVAAVVLGGGTAAAAEALRTPGDGVLSSTAILEDQIVERRAAVDALVDAVQQTTAEIESLQSDALGEQYPVLLEAALRDGAAAGTTAVTGPGLVIKLNDAVPLLGETDDAARVQDYDIQVVVNALWASGAEAVAVNGHRLTSTSAIRSAGEAILVDLIGLSHPYTIEAVGDPKTLPAYFARSLGQEHMIVLGSRYGITSSVSQEDEVTLRAGRTPDLLNARRGASADGDSGEVTLTEDTRTAMSTGGVPR from the coding sequence GTGTCCACGAGCACGAACGTCTCCCGGCCACGCCCCGACGCGTCGATGGTGCTCCTCGACGAGGTCATGCGCCGCCCCCTCGATCCTGGGTACGCCGAGGCCGCTGCTCGGCGCGCCGCCGGCACCGCGCCCCGGAGGGGACCCGTCCGCCTCGGCCTCCTGCTCGTGGCCGCCGTCGTGCTCGGTGGCGGCACCGCTGCCGCGGCCGAGGCGCTGCGCACCCCCGGTGACGGCGTCCTCTCGTCGACCGCGATCCTCGAGGACCAGATCGTCGAGCGCCGCGCGGCCGTCGACGCCCTCGTCGATGCCGTCCAGCAGACCACCGCCGAGATCGAGTCGTTGCAGAGCGACGCGCTGGGGGAGCAGTACCCCGTGCTCCTCGAGGCGGCCCTGCGCGACGGAGCCGCCGCCGGCACGACCGCCGTCACGGGGCCCGGGCTCGTCATCAAGCTGAACGACGCCGTCCCGCTCCTCGGCGAGACGGACGACGCCGCACGCGTCCAGGACTACGACATCCAGGTCGTCGTCAACGCGCTCTGGGCCTCAGGCGCGGAGGCGGTCGCGGTCAACGGTCACCGCCTGACGAGCACGAGCGCGATCCGCAGCGCGGGCGAGGCGATCCTGGTCGACCTGATCGGTCTGTCCCACCCGTACACGATCGAGGCCGTCGGCGACCCGAAGACCCTACCTGCCTACTTCGCCCGTTCGCTCGGCCAGGAGCACATGATCGTGCTCGGTTCGCGGTACGGGATCACGTCGTCCGTGTCGCAGGAGGACGAGGTCACGCTGCGAGCCGGGCGAACCCCGGACCTCCTCAACGCGCGCCGCGGCGCTTCTGCCGACGGCGACAGCGGTGAGGTCACGCTCACCGAGGACACACGCACCGCCATGAGCACCGGGGGAGTCCCTCGGTGA
- a CDS encoding FHA domain-containing protein, with protein sequence MTDGTHEQVPGGSVEPPSGIEATVVFGAVPREGAPVGVPSDAVAGLGTEDKAAIAALPADCALLIVQRGPGAGARFLLDADRILVGRSERSDIFLDDVTVSRKHASFERAGGEFSVRDSGSLNGTYVNRERVDAAVLRAGDEVQIGKFRMVFFPSQRAAGSGQ encoded by the coding sequence ATGACTGACGGTACGCACGAACAGGTTCCCGGCGGCTCGGTCGAGCCCCCGTCGGGGATCGAGGCGACCGTCGTCTTCGGCGCCGTGCCACGCGAGGGCGCCCCCGTGGGCGTCCCGAGCGACGCCGTCGCTGGGCTGGGCACCGAGGACAAGGCGGCCATCGCCGCGCTTCCCGCTGACTGTGCTCTTCTCATCGTCCAGCGCGGGCCCGGCGCCGGTGCCCGGTTCCTGCTGGACGCCGACCGCATCCTCGTCGGCCGGTCCGAGCGGTCGGACATCTTCCTCGACGACGTCACCGTCTCCCGCAAGCACGCGTCCTTCGAGCGCGCCGGCGGCGAGTTCTCGGTCCGCGACTCGGGCTCCCTCAACGGCACCTACGTCAACCGGGAGCGGGTCGACGCCGCAGTGCTCCGTGCGGGCGACGAGGTCCAGATCGGCAAGTTCCGCATGGTCTTCTTCCCGAGCCAGCGCGCTGCGGGAAGCGGCCAGTGA
- a CDS encoding MerR family transcriptional regulator, whose translation MSPAHPQATPAEDGAGSTLPQLVETWPAGVSTRASMRISDVLAALRPEFPALTSSKLRFLEDQGLVEPVRTPAGYRQYSPAHVERLRFVLGQQRDHYLPLKVIKDRLAEMDAGLYEPAPVSPRLAASDGERADLRPADRLTAATLAAEAGVEVSLVEELLEAGIIRADARGRFDSWAQQIVVHAAALHQHGIGARHLRALRSAADRELALAEQVVAPVRAQGTPSARARADATAVELGESFIQLHAALLRQALSEHD comes from the coding sequence GTGAGCCCGGCCCACCCGCAGGCGACGCCCGCCGAGGACGGCGCAGGCTCGACCCTCCCGCAGCTCGTCGAGACCTGGCCTGCTGGTGTCTCGACGCGTGCGTCGATGCGGATCTCGGACGTGCTCGCGGCGCTGCGGCCCGAGTTCCCTGCACTGACGAGCTCGAAGCTCCGCTTCCTCGAGGACCAGGGGCTCGTGGAGCCGGTGCGGACGCCCGCCGGCTACCGTCAGTACTCGCCCGCGCACGTCGAGCGGCTGCGCTTCGTGCTGGGCCAGCAGCGCGACCACTACCTGCCTCTCAAGGTGATCAAGGACCGCCTCGCCGAGATGGATGCAGGGCTCTACGAGCCCGCTCCCGTCTCGCCGCGCCTTGCCGCCTCGGACGGCGAGCGAGCAGACCTGCGCCCTGCGGACCGTCTGACGGCGGCGACGCTCGCCGCGGAGGCTGGCGTCGAGGTCAGCCTCGTCGAGGAGCTCCTGGAGGCCGGGATCATCCGCGCGGACGCACGCGGGAGGTTCGACTCGTGGGCGCAGCAGATCGTCGTGCACGCGGCCGCCCTGCACCAGCACGGCATCGGGGCTCGGCACCTGCGCGCGCTGCGCTCTGCGGCGGACCGGGAGCTCGCTCTCGCGGAGCAGGTCGTGGCGCCGGTGCGAGCGCAGGGCACGCCGTCGGCGCGCGCGCGTGCTGACGCGACCGCGGTCGAGCTGGGGGAGTCGTTCATCCAGCTTCACGCAGCGCTCCTGCGGCAGGCGCTCTCGGAGCACGACTGA
- a CDS encoding phosphoribosyl-ATP diphosphatase: MKTFEDLYAELTRKAIERPEGSGTVAELDAGVHAIGKKIVEEAAEVWMAAEHQSKAELAEEISQLMYHAQVLMIARGLTLEDVYSYL, encoded by the coding sequence GTGAAGACCTTTGAGGACCTGTACGCAGAGCTGACCCGCAAGGCGATCGAGCGACCCGAGGGCTCGGGCACGGTCGCAGAGCTGGACGCCGGGGTCCATGCGATCGGCAAGAAGATCGTCGAGGAGGCCGCAGAGGTCTGGATGGCGGCCGAGCACCAGAGCAAGGCCGAGCTCGCCGAGGAGATCTCGCAGCTCATGTACCACGCGCAGGTGCTCATGATCGCCAGGGGGCTCACGCTCGAGGACGTCTACTCCTACCTCTAG
- a CDS encoding DUF4126 domain-containing protein yields MIEVLTGTSLAAAAGLNAYLPLLGIGLLARFTDLVTLPDAWAWLTDERLLVVVAVLLVVEMVADKVPAVDSINDVLQTAVRPASGGMVFAAGTTSQTLQVDDPSAFFADNAWVPVAVGVGVALVVHLLKAAVRPVANTMTAGLAAPVLSAAEDAGAVALTIAAVVVPVLAAIGAVTVVALLVRRLRRRRDDRARRRVAAAEA; encoded by the coding sequence ATGATCGAGGTGCTCACCGGCACGAGCCTCGCCGCCGCTGCGGGGCTCAACGCCTATCTCCCGCTGCTGGGCATCGGGCTGCTCGCCCGGTTCACGGACCTCGTGACACTTCCGGACGCGTGGGCGTGGCTCACGGACGAGCGGCTCCTCGTCGTCGTCGCTGTGCTCCTCGTGGTCGAGATGGTCGCCGACAAGGTGCCTGCGGTCGACTCGATCAACGACGTCCTGCAGACCGCGGTGCGCCCGGCCTCGGGCGGGATGGTCTTCGCAGCGGGCACGACGTCGCAGACCCTCCAGGTGGACGACCCGTCCGCGTTCTTCGCGGACAACGCGTGGGTGCCGGTCGCTGTCGGCGTGGGCGTCGCGCTCGTCGTGCACCTGCTCAAGGCCGCCGTGCGGCCCGTCGCCAACACGATGACGGCGGGTCTCGCCGCCCCCGTCCTGTCCGCAGCCGAGGACGCCGGCGCGGTCGCCCTCACGATCGCCGCCGTCGTCGTCCCTGTGCTGGCCGCGATCGGCGCCGTCACCGTCGTGGCGCTCCTCGTCCGGCGGCTGCGCCGGCGGCGGGACGACCGGGCGCGCAGGCGCGTCGCAGCCGCCGAGGCCTAG
- a CDS encoding phospholipase D-like domain-containing protein produces the protein MPRPRLPRAVVRAGALTVAAPFAVAAALIVTDAVKKYRRDTTEVKFPHLPPLDGEVAGTRTRLFTYGEDLYADMLAAIRGAQHTIMLESYIWKGDAIGAEFKDALIEAADRGVSVYVIFDGFANLVVPREFLQFPERVHVLRYPAFRPGLLTLNVRHSGRDHRKILVVDDEIGFVGGYNIGSLYATDWRDTHLRLEGPAVWDLRNAFVDFWNSTRRSHLPVLPDPGSDLWEPHIRPARNAPGHLLFPIRGIYLQAIDRAQSHIYITQAYFIPDHEILDALLAAARRGVDVRVIVPENSNHVVTDWLSRGFYSSLLAGGVTIWLFQDAMVHAKTATIDGVWTTIGTANIDRLSLSGNYEINMEIYDEGLAAQMERVFESDLSNCRELTAEEWEERGRVARISERVLAPLRPLM, from the coding sequence GTGCCCCGCCCCCGACTCCCCCGCGCCGTCGTACGAGCAGGCGCGCTCACCGTCGCCGCCCCCTTCGCCGTCGCCGCCGCGCTCATCGTCACGGACGCAGTCAAGAAGTACCGGCGCGACACGACAGAGGTGAAGTTCCCTCATCTGCCACCGCTCGACGGCGAGGTCGCCGGCACGCGCACGCGACTCTTCACGTATGGCGAGGATCTGTACGCGGACATGCTCGCGGCCATCCGCGGCGCGCAGCACACGATCATGCTCGAGTCGTACATCTGGAAGGGTGATGCGATCGGTGCGGAGTTCAAGGACGCGCTCATCGAGGCAGCCGACCGCGGGGTCAGCGTCTACGTGATCTTCGACGGTTTCGCCAACCTCGTCGTGCCGCGTGAGTTCCTCCAGTTCCCCGAGCGCGTCCACGTGCTTCGCTACCCCGCGTTCCGGCCCGGCCTCCTCACGCTCAACGTGCGCCACTCCGGCCGCGACCACCGCAAGATCCTGGTCGTCGATGACGAGATCGGGTTCGTCGGCGGCTACAACATCGGCTCGCTCTACGCGACGGACTGGCGCGACACCCACCTGCGTCTCGAGGGCCCCGCCGTGTGGGATCTGCGCAACGCGTTCGTGGACTTCTGGAACAGCACGCGCCGCTCGCACCTTCCGGTGCTGCCGGACCCGGGCTCGGATCTTTGGGAGCCGCACATCCGCCCCGCCCGCAACGCGCCGGGGCACCTGCTCTTCCCGATCCGCGGCATCTACCTGCAGGCGATCGACCGGGCGCAGAGCCACATCTACATCACGCAGGCGTACTTCATCCCGGACCACGAGATCCTCGACGCGCTCCTCGCGGCGGCGCGCCGGGGCGTCGATGTGCGGGTCATCGTCCCGGAGAACTCGAACCACGTCGTCACCGACTGGCTGTCACGCGGGTTCTACTCGAGCCTGCTCGCGGGCGGTGTGACCATCTGGCTGTTCCAGGACGCGATGGTGCACGCGAAGACCGCGACGATCGACGGCGTGTGGACCACGATCGGCACGGCCAACATCGACCGTCTCAGCCTCTCGGGCAACTACGAGATCAACATGGAGATCTACGACGAGGGGCTCGCTGCGCAGATGGAGCGGGTCTTCGAGTCGGACCTGAGCAACTGCCGCGAGCTCACGGCTGAGGAGTGGGAGGAGCGCGGGCGCGTCGCGCGGATCAGCGAGCGGGTGCTCGCTCCCCTGCGGCCTCTGATGTGA
- a CDS encoding DUF881 domain-containing protein, whose translation MTAPERPGDGSSPEEAATVQPDRAQDQQGDVAKAAAEPLSADAAGPDMEQHAPDGHVAPVSTPAAPAAPPAPGHGRHEAAPPAPPSAWQTLGRALRPRLTISQLVAALLCGLLGFALAVQLTADERSSLAGLRQNELVRILDEVTRRGEDLEQQAQTLRGQLAELRSSTDDRAAAVEVALERAEVQGILSGRLPAEGPGIIVRIDEGDTVLPATTMLSVLQELRNAGAEVIELNGVRIVASSAFTDTPQGLVLDGTLLTSPYVWNVIGSADTLTPALEIPGGAMASVRNAGGRGTVTADGEVRIDAVREPPAQRFATPVTPPS comes from the coding sequence ATGACCGCGCCCGAGAGGCCCGGGGACGGGTCCAGCCCCGAGGAGGCCGCCACCGTGCAGCCCGACCGCGCCCAGGACCAGCAGGGCGACGTCGCCAAGGCGGCCGCCGAGCCCCTGTCGGCCGACGCGGCGGGCCCGGACATGGAGCAGCACGCACCGGACGGGCACGTCGCGCCCGTCAGCACACCGGCAGCGCCCGCAGCACCTCCGGCGCCGGGGCACGGACGCCACGAGGCAGCCCCGCCGGCACCGCCGTCGGCCTGGCAGACCCTCGGGAGGGCGCTGCGCCCGCGCCTCACCATCTCGCAGCTCGTCGCGGCACTGCTCTGCGGGCTGCTCGGCTTCGCTCTCGCCGTCCAGCTCACGGCCGACGAGCGCAGCTCTCTCGCGGGCCTGCGGCAGAACGAGCTCGTCCGCATCCTCGACGAGGTCACGCGGCGCGGCGAGGACCTCGAGCAGCAGGCGCAGACGCTGCGCGGACAGCTCGCCGAGCTCCGCAGCAGCACCGACGACCGCGCCGCGGCCGTCGAGGTCGCGCTCGAGCGCGCGGAGGTGCAGGGCATCCTCTCGGGCCGCCTGCCGGCGGAGGGCCCGGGGATCATCGTGCGGATCGACGAGGGTGACACCGTCCTGCCGGCGACGACGATGCTGTCCGTCCTGCAGGAGCTGCGCAACGCGGGCGCCGAGGTGATCGAGCTCAACGGCGTCCGCATCGTCGCGTCCTCGGCGTTCACGGACACCCCGCAGGGGCTCGTGCTGGACGGCACGCTCCTGACGTCCCCGTACGTCTGGAACGTCATCGGATCCGCCGACACGCTCACGCCCGCGCTCGAGATCCCCGGCGGTGCGATGGCGTCCGTGCGCAACGCGGGCGGCCGGGGAACCGTCACCGCGGACGGCGAGGTGCGGATCGACGCGGTGCGCGAGCCTCCGGCCCAGCGATTCGCGACGCCGGTGACGCCTCCCTCGTGA